From a region of the Panicum virgatum strain AP13 chromosome 2K, P.virgatum_v5, whole genome shotgun sequence genome:
- the LOC120694483 gene encoding COP1-interacting protein 7-like, translated as MEADAPLDFALFQLSPRRQRCELVVSGNGRTEKIASGSVKPFVAHLRAAEEQASAQPPSPAIRLQLERRAPWFSKGTLERFVRFVSTPEVLELANTYDLEMSQLEGARKIYAQGGTGDATSGAAAENVTASAAAAAAADVTKKELLRAIDVRLSALKQDLTTACSRASSAGFNPNSVSELLLFANHFGANRLSEACTKFMSLCQRHPDVIPQNASPPVSSHWKGFDDGNVRDSSSSDMSIDDPQVDLGESNNKSTVGKSDSQIHRLSNSEGPVQVASEPTAEQHPKPTIQQAADQQETDASTAPSVGVSRRLSVKDRISMFESQKKEQTPRSGNSTSAGAGRVVPGKGEHRRVPSGASMEKLVRRWSSVSDMSIDLSNNDSGNLNDKKENGTPVATPTSRDLEANSKARADEDSNGLKVSVTSQSWPCQKDNISMDSTTKNSCPAPNLSNMPAPHNENIYHAEDDMVINSSIESESSFGKEPGVIQGHTRMPNNAASNVSSRNRLKTSAKPVEETLLKDKDILTSPSSEEHFRMIDKEIEGAAHEVPVASEQIPQNDNRGPHLHTKDIHTEAEEVIRRKDRPSRAFEKVSVGVKSKASSNSRANVRGSSGRDEVASTETEFHDVGLQRNQRNRVARKAEDVVRKVTAGSDSDCSGRQGTNLSRQSSITEQELNLQARVRPGKRNQDRHGELQMKANELEKLYAAHKLTSSQRVKPTDVQVDSTPMVSEVKPIAVLPETIFTKQVVEESITTNEFDANELLKMVNSQGYNISTPQKLGVLSLEESRGKFYEQYMQKRDAKLKEDWKLQREEKEAMLKAMHESLERSKAEMLAKFSRSADIPDSTYVSHSQKIPPLHSTRKNKDQGVDSFLVEEELNSDYLSGDGSSRSADSRKNFSNKVASSQKTSVAPIHKRSSRTVSSGYDRRNPPENPLAQSVPNFSGLRKENTRPSPGLSRATARVQQKSFARSKSIIEESKSALKEDKSRRSQSMRKSQIPDELKDIPSVNEDVYNWAPSRISNNHSEGAFAYNTRRTAPPKAFLRKGNGTHPVVGIAGFQAAAAMMANALHQHNESSGDFEDQQEDSPDDGKEEEEYESIEENLRVSDFPADSDSENPRASHEFGNSDDPGSENGDVNFPSEASGLGGTKFTAFTGNVHNPTGDLPAPWSSRLPQLFPYANDNSDGDAFADSPSGSPSPWNSHSLDEITDADVSRMRKKWGSAQMPFAGVNASQQPRKDVSKGLKKLWKFGRKNRGGDGLVNDWVSASTASECDDDMEDGRDLVVGSSDDFRKSRMGYLASYDGFVENEVYAEQEQSLRSSIPNPPTNFRLREDQLTGSSLKAPRSFFSLPTFRNKGGDARLR; from the exons ATGGAGGCCGACGCGCCGCTCGACTTCGCGCTCTTCCAGCTCTCCCCTCGGCGTCAGCG GTGCGAGCTGGTTGTGTCCGGCAATGGGCGGACAGAGAAGATCGCGTCCGGGTCGGTGAAGCCGTTCGTGGCGCACCTGCGGGCTGCGGAGGAGCAGGCGTCGGCGCAGCCACCTTCTCCGGCCATCCGCCTGCAGCTGGAGCGCCGCGCCCCGTGGTTCAGCAAGGGAACCCTCGAGAG GTTCGTGCGCTTCGTGAGCACGCCAGAGGTGCTGGAGTTGGCGAATACCTATGATTTGGAGATGTCACAGTTAGAAGGGGCCAGGAAGATTTATGCGCAGGGA GGTACTGGGGATGCTACCTCGGGTGCAGCTG CTGAAAATGTTACGGCCTcggccgcggcagcggcagcagcagatgttACAAA GAAAGAACTACTTAGAGCGATTGATGTGCGTCTAAGTGCCCTTAAACAAGATTTAACCACAGCTTGTTCCCGAGCATCTTCTGCTGGCTTCAATCCTAACAGTGTATCCGAGCTTCTTCTTTTTGCAAACCATTTTGGTGCCAACCGGCTGAG TGAAGCATGCACCAAATTCATGTCACTTTGCCAGCGGCATCCCGACGTCATTCCTCAAAATGCATCACCACCAGTTTCATCACACTGGAAGGGCTTTGACGATGGGAATGTCCGTGATTCTTCCAGTTCAGACATGTCTATAGATGATCCGCAAGTTGATCTTGGCGAATCCAACAACAAATCTACAGTTGGCAAAAGTGACTCTCAGATCCACAGACTAAGCAACAGCGAAGGTCCAGTCCAAGTTGCATCCGAACCCACTGCAGAACAGCATCCAAAGCCAACCATCCAACAGGCAGCAGATCAACAAGAAACAGATGCGTCTACTGCACCTTCTGTAGGTGTTTCGAGGCGGCTGAGTGTGAAGGACAGGATAAGCATGTTTGAGAGCCAGAAAAAGGAGCAGACACCAAGATCTGGTAACAGTACCTCTGCTGGTGCTGGTAGGGTGGTTCCAGGGAAAGGTGAGCACCGCAGGGTTCCTTCTGGTGCCTCCATGGAGAAGTTGGTTAGAAGGTGGAGCAGTGTTAGTGATATGAGTATTGATCTAAGCAACAATGACAGTGGCAACTTAAATGACAAAAAGGAGAATGGAACTCCTGTTGCAACTCCGACATCTAGAGATTTGGAGGCCAACTCAAAAGCAAGAGCAGATGAGGATTCTAATGGGCTGAAGGTTTCGGTCACATCACAGTCTTGGCCATGTCAAAAGGATAACATATCAATGGATTCGACCACCAAAAATTCATGCCCAGCTCCAAATTTAAGCAATATGCCTGCTCCTCATAATGAGAACATATATCATGCAGAAGATGACATGGTTATAAACTCTAGCATTGAGAGTGAGTCATCCTTTGGGAAAGAACCGGGAGTTATTCAAGGACACACGAGGATGCCCAACAATGCTGCTTCAAATGTTTCCTCTAGAAACCGTTTAAAAACTTCTGCAAAGCCAGTTGAGGAAACCTTGCTGAAAGATAAGGATATTTTAACTAGCCCATCGTCAGAGGAGCATTTCCGCATGATAGATAAGGAAATAGAAGGTGCTGCTCATGAAGTACCAGTTGCAAGTGAACAGATTCCACAAAATGATAATAGAGGTCCTCACCTCCATACAAAAGATATTCACACTGAAGCAGAAGAAGTAATCAGAAGGAAAGATCGGCCATCCCGAGCATTTGAAAAGGTATCTGTTGGTGTTAAATCAAAAGCATCATCTAATTCCCGAGCTAATGTTAGAGGTTCATCTGGTAGGGATGAGGTAGCCTCAACAGAAACTGAGTTCCATGATGTCGGTTTGCAGCGAAACCAGCGAAACCGTGTAGCACGGAAGGCAGAGGATGTAGTGAGAAAGGTTACTGCTGGTTCTGATTCAGATTGTTCTGGTCGCCAGGGAACAAATTTGAGCAGGCAATCATCCATTACCGAGCAAGAGCTAAATTTGCAGGCTAGGGTAAGACCAGGAAAAAGGAACCAAGATCGACATGGTGAACTACAAATGAAGGCCAATGAATTAGAGAAACTATATGCTGCACATAAGCTAACATCCTCTCAAAGAGTCAAGCCTACAGATGTGCAGGTTGATAGCACACCTATGGTGAGTGAGGTGAAGCCTATAGCAGTTCTTCCAGAGACAATTTTTACGAAACAAGTTGTGGAGGAGAGTATAACAACAAATGAGTTTGATGCCAATGAGCTTCTGAAGATGGTGAACAGTCAAGGGTATAACATTAGCACACCACAAAAACTTGGCGTTCTCAGTTTAGAAGAATCGAGAGGGAAGTTCTATGAACAGTATATGCAAAAGAGGGATGCAAAACTGAAGGAAGACTGGAAACTGcagagagaggagaaggaagCAATGTTAAAGGCAATGCATGAGAGCCTAGAACGGAGCAAGGCTGAGATGCTAGCTAAATTTTCGCGATCCGCAGACATCCCTGACTCGACTTATGTTTCACATTCTCAGAAGATTCCTCCTTTGCACTCAACTAGAAAAAATAAGGATCAG GGGGTAGACTCATTCTTGGTTGAAGAGGAACTGAATAGTGACTACCTATCCGGTGATGGTTCTTCGAGGAGTGCTGATTCCAGGAAGAATTTTTCAAATAAAGTTGCTTCCAGCCAAAAGACATCTGTTGCTCCTATCCACAAGCGTTCATCGAGGACTGTAAGCTCTGGTTATGACCGCAGGAATCCACCAGAAAATCCTCTTGCGCAGTCTGTCCCCAATTTCTCTGGCTTAAGAAAAGAAAATACAAGGCCTTCACCTGGACTTAGCAGAGCAACCGCCAGGGTTCAGCAAAAATCATTTGCCCGTAGCAAGAGCATTATTGAAGAGTCAAAGAGTGCCTTGAAAGAAGATAAATCAAGGAGGTCACAGTCTATGAGGAAGAGCCAAATTCCTGATGAACTAAAGGACATCCCATCAGTGAATGAGGATGTTTACAATTGGGCTCCCTCAAGAATTTCCAATAATCACTCAGAGGGAGCTTTTGCTTACAATACCCGTAGAACCGCTCCACCAAAGGCTTTTCTTAGGAAAGGCAATGGGACTCACCCTGTTGTTGGTATAGCTGGATTTCAGGCTGCGGCAGCCATGATGGCAAATGCCCTCCACCAGCACAATGAGAGCAGTGGTGACTTTGAAGATCAGCAGGAGGATTCCCCTGATGATGGCAAAGAAGAGGAAGAATATGAAAGTATCGAAGAGAATCTTAGGGTAAGTGACTTTCCTGCTGATTCTGACAGTGAGAACCCAAGAGCGAGTCATGAATTTGGAAATTCGGATGACCCAGGATCAGAAAATGGCGATGTTAACTTTCCAAGTGAGGCATCTGGCCTTGGTGGTACCAAGTTCACTGCTTTTACAGGAAATGTGCACAATCCGACTGGTGATCTTCCAGCACCCTGGAGCTCTCGCCTTCCACAGCTATTCCCTTATGCAAATGACAATTCAGATGGTGATGCTTTTGCTGATTCACCATCTGGAAGTCCATCACCATGGAATTCTCATTCACTTGATGAAATAACAGATGCTGATGTTTCCCGGATGCGGAAAAAGTGGGGCAGCGCACAGATGCCTTTTGCCGGCGTCAATGCATCTCAACAGCCACGGAAAGATGTTTCCAAAGGATTGAAGAAACTCTGGAAATTTGGAAGGAAGAATAGAGGTGGTGATGGCTTAGTAAATGATTGGGTATCTGCTTCCACTGCCTCAGAATGTGATGATGACATGGAAGATGGACGGGATCTAGTTGTAGGATCTTCTGATGATTTCAGAAAGTCCCGAATGGGTTATCTTGCTTCATATGATGGTTTTGTTGAGAACGAGGTTTACGCTGAACAAG AACAATCACTACGCAGCTCCATTCCAAACCCCCCTACAAATTTCAGATTGAGGGAGGATCAACTCACCGGGAGTTCTCTCAAAG CGCCACGTTCTTTCTTCTCCCTCCCAACTTTCCGAAACAAGGGAGGTGATGCCAGGCTCAGGTGA
- the LOC120694485 gene encoding 3-oxoacyl-[acyl-carrier-protein] synthase II, chloroplastic-like, with amino-acid sequence MAAVVTPICTWLVAACLSAACDADEHKQKHCFPGGSGAGGGAMFGQGRERRRLGARRRGAARSGMAMAVALQAERSVIEKKKPDIKQRRVVVTGMGVVTPLGHDPDVFYNNLLDGVSGISEIERFDCSNFPTRIAGEIKSFSTDGWVAPKLAKRMDKFMLYLITAGKKALENGGLTEELRNELDKTRCGVLIGSAMGGMKVFNDAIEALRVSYKKMNPFCVPFATTNMGSAILAMDLGWMGPNYSISTACATSNFCILNAANHIRRGEADVMLCGGSDAPLIPIGLGGFVACRALSQRNSDPTKASRPWDMDRDGFVMGEGAGVLVLEELEHAKERGAKIYAEFLGGSFTCDAYHMTEPHPEGRGITLCIEKALDDAGVAREEINYVNAHATSTQSGDLKEYEAIVRCFGQNPQLRVNSTKSMTGHLIGAAGGIEAVASIQAIRTGWVHPNLNLENPEDIVDVGVLVGPQKERCEVNVALSNSFGFGGHNSSILFAPFK; translated from the exons ATGGCGGCCGTGGTGACTCCTATCTGCACGTGGCTCGTAGCCGCGTGCTTGTCCGCGGCATGCGACGCCGACGAGCACAAGCAGAAGCATTGCTTCCCTGGCGGAAGCGGCGCTGGGGGCGGCGCCATGTTTGGCCAGGGccgtgagcgccgccgcctcggtgcgcggcggcgcggcgcggcgcgctctG GAATGGCCATGGCTGTTGCCTTACAAGCTGAAAGAAGTGTTATCGAAAAGAAGAAACCTGATATCAAACAAAGGAGGGTGGTTGTCACTGGCATGGGTGTAGTGACACCATTGGGCCATGACCCCGATGTGTTTTACAACAACCTTCTTGATGGAGTTAGTGGAATCAGTGAGATAGAGAGGTTTGACTGCTCCAACTTCCCGACG AGAATTGCAGGAGAGATAAAATCCTTTTCTACTGATGGTTGGGTAGCACCTAAGCTTGCTAAGCGGATGGACAAGTTTATGCTGTATTTGATAACTGCTGGAAAGAAGGCATTAGAAAATGGTGGACTCACTGAAGAACTCAGGAATGAGTTGGACAAAACCAGATGTGGTGTTCTCATTGGTTCTGCGATGGGCGGCATGAAG GTTTTTAATGATGCGATTGAAGCACTGAGGGTCTCTTACAAGAAAATGAACCCATTTTGTGTTCCCTTTGCAACAACAAACATGGGTTCTGCAATCCTTGCAATGGATCTG GGATGGATGGGACCAAACTATTCTATTTCCACTGCTTGTGCTACCAGTAACTTCTGTATCCTCAATGCAGCAAACCACATCAGAAGAGGGGAAGCT GATGTTATGCTCTGTGGTGGATCTGATGCACCTCTTATTCCAATTG GATTGGGAGGTTTTGTGGCCTGCAGGGCTCTTTCACAGAGAAACAGTGATCCAACAAAAGCGTCCAGGCCCTGGGATATG GACCGTGATGGTTTTGTTATGGGGGAAGGGGCTGGTGTCCTCGTATTGGAGGAACTTGAGCATGCTAAG GAAAGAGGTGCAAAAATATAtgctgaatttcttggtggAAGCTTTACATGTGATGCTTACCATATGACTGAGCCACATCCTGAAG GAAGAGGGATTACTCTCTGCATCGAAAAGGCACTAGATGATGCAGGGGTAGCAAGGGAGGAAATCAACTATGTGAATGCACATGCAACGTCTACACAATCGGGTGACTTGAAGGAGTACGAGGCTATTGTGCGTTGTTTCGGCCAGAATCCTCAA CTAAGGGTGAACTCAACAAAATCAATGACTGGCCATCTTATAGGTGCAGCTGGTGGAATTGAAGCAGTTGCTTCTATACAA GCTATAAGAACTGGTTGGGTCCatccaaatttgaatttagAAAATCCAGAGGATATTGTG GATGTGGGCGTCTTGGTAGGACCACAGAAGGAGAGATGTGAAGTGAATGTGGCACTATCCAACTCATTCGGATTTGGTGGGCACAACTCATCAATTCTCTTCGCACCCTTCAAGTGA